The following coding sequences are from one Bombus terrestris chromosome 14, iyBomTerr1.2, whole genome shotgun sequence window:
- the LOC125386259 gene encoding uridine 5'-monophosphate synthase-like isoform X1, with protein sequence MDSELEQLAVNLFDIGAFKFGEFVTKVGLKTPIYFDLRVLVSHPKIMTSLVRMLLPFVEECPNVARICGVPYAAVPLATLISIDSNVPMLLMRKQTKTYGTKKIIEGKFKPGDSCVIIDDVVTSGSSILETADILRREGLKVTEAFVVIDREQNGKKNIESHGILMRSLYTTTKLMTYLLKANKIAANIVKDVTDYLLISKAPIISPDNRLTMPFHIRAEKCKNAIGSKLFHLMESKQSTICLAADLTKADAVIELADLAGPHIVLLKTHVDILEDFSDNFIKRLKELAKKHDFLLMEDRKFADIENTVCLQYEKGIYKIAQWADVVTVHAIAGQSIIDDFKNSLKNISEPRGLFILAEMSSKGALTIGDYMQDAISIAEISDMVVGVVCQSDIFSSPGLIQLTPGVRILKSTDDLGQQYNTPESVVNSGADLAVVGRGITEAEDKLAATLKYKEELWAAYIKRITL encoded by the exons ATGGATAGTGAATTAGAACAATTAGCTGTAAATCTCTTTGATATAGGAGCGTTTAAATTTGGAGAATTTGTGACCAAAGTTGGTCTAAAAACACcaatatattttgatttaagAGTCTTAGTCTCTCATCCAAAAATAATG ACCAGTTTGGTTAGAATGTTATTGCCATTTGTAGAAGAATGTCCAAATGTAGCACGAATTTGTGGTGTTCCTTATGCAGCTGTACCATTAGCAACATTGATTTCTATAGACTCTAATGTGCCCATGTTACTTATGAGAAAGCAAACAAAGACATACggtacaaagaaaattatagaaggGAAGTTTAAGCCAGGAGATAGTTGTGTGATTATCGATGATGTAGTTACAAGCGGTAGCAGTATTTTAGAGACAGCAGATATCTTAAGAAGGGAAGGTTTAAAAGTAACAGAAGCATTTGTGGTAATTGACAGAGAACAAAACGGCAAAAAAAATATAGAGAGTCATGGTATTTTGATGAGGAGTCTGTATACAACCACAAAACTGATGACATACCTCTTGAAAGCTAATAAAATTGCTGCCAATATTGTTAAAGATGTGACTGATTACTTATTAATATCCAAAGCACCAATCATTTCTCCAG ACAACCGATTGACGATGCCATTTCATATTCGTGCCGAAAAGTGCAAAAATGCAATTGGCTCCAAGTTATTTCATCTAATGGAATCGAAGCAATCCACTATATGTTTAGCAGCAGATCTAACTAAAGCAGATGCTGTTATAGAGTTGGCTGATTTAGCAGGACCACATATAGTGTTGTTAAAAACTCATGTCGATATATTAGAAGATTTTAGTGATAATTTCATCAAGCGCTTAAAAGAGTTAGCGAAAAAGCATGACTTTTTATTGATGGAAGATAGAAAATTTGCTGACATCGAAAATACTGTATGTTTACAGTATGAAAAAGGGATTTACAAGATTGCACAATGGGCAGATGTCGTTACGGTGCACGCGATCGCAGGTCAAAGTATCATAGATGACTTCAAAAATAGTTTAAAAAACATAAGCGAACCTCGCGGCCTATTTATCTTAGCAGAAATGTCCTCCAAAGGAGCATTGACGATTGGTGACTACATGCAGGATGCTATAAGTATTGCAGAAATTTCGGATATGGTAGTTGGAGTTGTTTGTCAATCGGATATTTTCTCGAGTCCGGGACTTATTCAATTGACACCTGGAGTAAGAATATTGAAAAGTACCGATGACTTGGGACAGCAATACAACACTCCAGAATCTGTTGTCAATTCTGGAGCTGATTTAGCTGTAGTGGGCAGAGGTATTACCGAAGCGGAAGATAAATTGGCTGCCACATTAAAATACAAGGAAGAACTTTGGGCAGCTTACATAAAACGAATAACTTTGTAA
- the LOC125386259 gene encoding uridine 5'-monophosphate synthase-like isoform X2 — protein MLLMRKQTKTYGTKKIIEGKFKPGDSCVIIDDVVTSGSSILETADILRREGLKVTEAFVVIDREQNGKKNIESHGILMRSLYTTTKLMTYLLKANKIAANIVKDVTDYLLISKAPIISPDNRLTMPFHIRAEKCKNAIGSKLFHLMESKQSTICLAADLTKADAVIELADLAGPHIVLLKTHVDILEDFSDNFIKRLKELAKKHDFLLMEDRKFADIENTVCLQYEKGIYKIAQWADVVTVHAIAGQSIIDDFKNSLKNISEPRGLFILAEMSSKGALTIGDYMQDAISIAEISDMVVGVVCQSDIFSSPGLIQLTPGVRILKSTDDLGQQYNTPESVVNSGADLAVVGRGITEAEDKLAATLKYKEELWAAYIKRITL, from the exons ATGTTACTTATGAGAAAGCAAACAAAGACATACggtacaaagaaaattatagaaggGAAGTTTAAGCCAGGAGATAGTTGTGTGATTATCGATGATGTAGTTACAAGCGGTAGCAGTATTTTAGAGACAGCAGATATCTTAAGAAGGGAAGGTTTAAAAGTAACAGAAGCATTTGTGGTAATTGACAGAGAACAAAACGGCAAAAAAAATATAGAGAGTCATGGTATTTTGATGAGGAGTCTGTATACAACCACAAAACTGATGACATACCTCTTGAAAGCTAATAAAATTGCTGCCAATATTGTTAAAGATGTGACTGATTACTTATTAATATCCAAAGCACCAATCATTTCTCCAG ACAACCGATTGACGATGCCATTTCATATTCGTGCCGAAAAGTGCAAAAATGCAATTGGCTCCAAGTTATTTCATCTAATGGAATCGAAGCAATCCACTATATGTTTAGCAGCAGATCTAACTAAAGCAGATGCTGTTATAGAGTTGGCTGATTTAGCAGGACCACATATAGTGTTGTTAAAAACTCATGTCGATATATTAGAAGATTTTAGTGATAATTTCATCAAGCGCTTAAAAGAGTTAGCGAAAAAGCATGACTTTTTATTGATGGAAGATAGAAAATTTGCTGACATCGAAAATACTGTATGTTTACAGTATGAAAAAGGGATTTACAAGATTGCACAATGGGCAGATGTCGTTACGGTGCACGCGATCGCAGGTCAAAGTATCATAGATGACTTCAAAAATAGTTTAAAAAACATAAGCGAACCTCGCGGCCTATTTATCTTAGCAGAAATGTCCTCCAAAGGAGCATTGACGATTGGTGACTACATGCAGGATGCTATAAGTATTGCAGAAATTTCGGATATGGTAGTTGGAGTTGTTTGTCAATCGGATATTTTCTCGAGTCCGGGACTTATTCAATTGACACCTGGAGTAAGAATATTGAAAAGTACCGATGACTTGGGACAGCAATACAACACTCCAGAATCTGTTGTCAATTCTGGAGCTGATTTAGCTGTAGTGGGCAGAGGTATTACCGAAGCGGAAGATAAATTGGCTGCCACATTAAAATACAAGGAAGAACTTTGGGCAGCTTACATAAAACGAATAACTTTGTAA
- the LOC105666916 gene encoding uridine 5'-monophosphate synthase isoform X1, protein MDEEYQELAVQLFDIRAYRFGEFVTEIGLKTSTFFDLRVLVSHPKVMRCLASKLMSFVQDCKNVAHICPASYRALPLTTLISTNCNVPMLIKRKEKKTYGTKKIIEGNFKPGDSCVIIEDILVTGNSIMETADILRREGLKVTEAIVVIDAEHSGAMTLKRHGISTKRLYSTVELWSFICTYYKYDSQTFRDVCSYICKDLWSYIFRDRRLKTPFHIRAEKCKNAIGSKLFHLMESKQSTICLAADLTKADAVIELADLVGPHIVLLKTHVDILEDFSDNFIQRLKELAKKHDFLLMEDRKFADIGNTVCLQCEKGIYKIAQWADVVTVHAIAGQSIIDGFKNSLKGISEPRGLFVLVEMPTKGTLTIGDYVENALSIAENSDVVAGVLSQSHVYPIPEHIQLTPGVDILKSSDDVGQQYNTPESIVVKSGADLALVGRGITEAEDKLAATLKYKEELWAAYIKRITL, encoded by the exons ATGGATGAAGAATATCAAGAATTGGCTGTACAACTTTTTGATATACGAGCATATAGATTTGGAGAATTTGTGACCGAAATTGGTCTAAAAACATCAACATTCTTTGATTTAAGAGTATTAGTCTCTCATCCAAAAGTAATG AGGTGTTTGGCTAGTAAGTTAATGTCATTTGTACAAGATTGTAAAAACGTAGCACACATTTGTCCTGCTTCTTATAGAGCTTTGCCATTAACAACATTGATTTCTACAAACTGTAATGTGCCCATGTTgattaaaagaaaggaaaaaaagacatatggtacaaagaaaattatagaaggGAATTTTAAGCCAGGAGATAGTTGTGTGATTATCGAGGATATACTTGTAACTGGTAACAGTATTATGGAGACAGCAGATATCTTAAGAAGGGAAGGTTTAAAAGTAACAGAAGCTATTGTGGTAATTGACGCAGAACATAGCGGTGCAATGACTCTAAAGAGACATGGTATTTCGACAAAGAGACTGTATTCAACCGTAGAACTGTGGTCATTCATCTGCACTTATTATAAGTACGATTCCCAAACTTTTAGAGATGTGTGTAGTTACATATGCAAAGACCTGTGGAGCTACATTTTTCGag ACAGACGATTGAAGACGCCATTTCATATTCGTGCCGAAAAGTGCAAAAATGCAATTGGCTCCAAGTTATTTCATCTAATGGAATCGAAGCAATCCACTATATGTTTAGCAGCAGATCTAACTAAAGCAGATGCTGTTATAGAGTTGGCTGATTTAGTAGGACCACATATAGTGTTGTTAAAAACTCATGTCGATATATTAGAAGATTTTAGTGATAATTTCATCCAGCGTTTAAAAGAGTTAGCCAAAAAGCACGACTTTTTATTGATGGAGGATAGAAAATTTGCTGATATCGGCAATACTGTATGTTTACAGTGTGAAAAAGGGATTTACAAGATTGCACAATGGGCAGATGTCGTTACGGTGCATGCGATCGCAGGACAAAGTATCATAGATGGCTTCAAAAATAGTTTAAAAGGCATAAGCGAACCTCGCGGTCTATTTGTCTTAGTAGAAATGCCCACCAAAGGAACATTGACGATTGGTGACTACGTGGAGAATGCTCTAAGTATTGCAGAAAATTCGGATGTGGTAGCTGGAGTTCTTTCTCAATCGCATGTTTATCCGATTCCGGAACATATTCAATTGACACCTGGTGtagatatattgaaaagttcCGATGACGTGGGACAGCAGTACAACACTCCAGAATCTATTGTTGTCAAATCTGGAGCTGACTTAGCTCTAGTGGGCAGAGGTATTACCGAAGCGGAAGATAAATTGGCTGCTACATTAAAATACAAGGAAGAACTTTGGGCAGCTTACATAAAACGAATAACTTTGTAA
- the LOC105666916 gene encoding uridine 5'-monophosphate synthase isoform X2, whose translation MLIKRKEKKTYGTKKIIEGNFKPGDSCVIIEDILVTGNSIMETADILRREGLKVTEAIVVIDAEHSGAMTLKRHGISTKRLYSTVELWSFICTYYKYDSQTFRDVCSYICKDLWSYIFRDRRLKTPFHIRAEKCKNAIGSKLFHLMESKQSTICLAADLTKADAVIELADLVGPHIVLLKTHVDILEDFSDNFIQRLKELAKKHDFLLMEDRKFADIGNTVCLQCEKGIYKIAQWADVVTVHAIAGQSIIDGFKNSLKGISEPRGLFVLVEMPTKGTLTIGDYVENALSIAENSDVVAGVLSQSHVYPIPEHIQLTPGVDILKSSDDVGQQYNTPESIVVKSGADLALVGRGITEAEDKLAATLKYKEELWAAYIKRITL comes from the exons ATGTTgattaaaagaaaggaaaaaaagacatatggtacaaagaaaattatagaaggGAATTTTAAGCCAGGAGATAGTTGTGTGATTATCGAGGATATACTTGTAACTGGTAACAGTATTATGGAGACAGCAGATATCTTAAGAAGGGAAGGTTTAAAAGTAACAGAAGCTATTGTGGTAATTGACGCAGAACATAGCGGTGCAATGACTCTAAAGAGACATGGTATTTCGACAAAGAGACTGTATTCAACCGTAGAACTGTGGTCATTCATCTGCACTTATTATAAGTACGATTCCCAAACTTTTAGAGATGTGTGTAGTTACATATGCAAAGACCTGTGGAGCTACATTTTTCGag ACAGACGATTGAAGACGCCATTTCATATTCGTGCCGAAAAGTGCAAAAATGCAATTGGCTCCAAGTTATTTCATCTAATGGAATCGAAGCAATCCACTATATGTTTAGCAGCAGATCTAACTAAAGCAGATGCTGTTATAGAGTTGGCTGATTTAGTAGGACCACATATAGTGTTGTTAAAAACTCATGTCGATATATTAGAAGATTTTAGTGATAATTTCATCCAGCGTTTAAAAGAGTTAGCCAAAAAGCACGACTTTTTATTGATGGAGGATAGAAAATTTGCTGATATCGGCAATACTGTATGTTTACAGTGTGAAAAAGGGATTTACAAGATTGCACAATGGGCAGATGTCGTTACGGTGCATGCGATCGCAGGACAAAGTATCATAGATGGCTTCAAAAATAGTTTAAAAGGCATAAGCGAACCTCGCGGTCTATTTGTCTTAGTAGAAATGCCCACCAAAGGAACATTGACGATTGGTGACTACGTGGAGAATGCTCTAAGTATTGCAGAAAATTCGGATGTGGTAGCTGGAGTTCTTTCTCAATCGCATGTTTATCCGATTCCGGAACATATTCAATTGACACCTGGTGtagatatattgaaaagttcCGATGACGTGGGACAGCAGTACAACACTCCAGAATCTATTGTTGTCAAATCTGGAGCTGACTTAGCTCTAGTGGGCAGAGGTATTACCGAAGCGGAAGATAAATTGGCTGCTACATTAAAATACAAGGAAGAACTTTGGGCAGCTTACATAAAACGAATAACTTTGTAA
- the LOC100651419 gene encoding uridine 5'-monophosphate synthase isoform X2, which produces MLVKRKEKKTYGTKKIIEGKFKPGDSCVIIEDMLVTGNSIMETADILTREGLKVTEAIVVIDAEHSGTMTLKKHGISTKKLYSTAELWSYICNYYKYDSETFRDVCSYICKDLWSYIFRDRRLRTPFHIRAEKCKNAIGSKLFHLMESKQSTICLAADLTKADAVIELADLVGPHIVLLKTHVDILEDFSDNFIRRLKELAKKHNFLLMEDRKFADIGNTVCLQYEKGIYKIAQWADVVTVHAITGQSIIDGIKNSLKGISEPRGLFVLVEMPTKGALTIGDYVENALSIAENSDVVAGVVSQSHVYPIPEHIQLTPGVDILKSSDDVGQQCNTPESIVVKSGADLALVGRGITEAEDKLAATLKYKEELWAAYIKRITL; this is translated from the exons ATGTTggttaaaagaaaggaaaaaaagacatatggtacaaagaaaattatagaaggGAAGTTTAAGCCAGGAGATAGTTGTGTGATTATTGAGGATATGCTTGTAACTGGTAACAGTATTATGGAGACAGCAGATATCTTAACAAGGGAAGGTTTAAAAGTAACAGAAGCTATTGTGGTAATTGACGCAGAACATAGCGGTACAATGACTCTAAAGAAACATGGTATTTCGACAAAGAAACTGTATTCAACCGCAGAACTGTGGTCATACATCTGCAATTATTATAAGTACGATTCCGAAACTTTTAGAGATGTGTGTAGTTACATATGCAAAGACCTGTGGAGCTACATTTTTCGag ACAGACGATTGAGGACGCCATTTCATATTCGTGCCGAAAAGTGCAAAAATGCAATTGGCTCCAAGTTATTTCATCTAATGGAATCGAAGCAATCCACTATATGTTTAGCAGCAGATCTAACTAAAGCAGATGCTGTTATAGAGTTGGCTGATTTAGTAGGACCACATATAGTGTTGTTAAAAACTCATGTCGATATATTAGAAGATTTTAGTGATAATTTCATCCGGCGTTTAAAAGAGTTAGCCAAAAAGCACAACTTTTTATTGATGGAGGATAGAAAATTTGCTGATATCGGCAATACTGTATGTTTACAGTATGAAAAAGGGATTTACAAGATTGCACAATGGGCAGATGTCGTTACGGTGCATGCGATCACAGGACAAAGTATCATAGATGGCATCAAAAATAGTTTAAAAGGCATAAGCGAACCTCGCGGTCTATTTGTCTTAGTAGAAATGCCCACCAAAGGAGCATTGACGATTGGTGACTACGTGGAGAATGCTCTAAGTATTGCAGAAAATTCGGATGTGGTAGCTGGAGTTGTTTCTCAATCGCATGTTTATCCTATTCCGGAACATATTCAATTGACACCTGGTGtagatatattgaaaagttcCGATGACGTGGGACAGCAGTGCAACACTCCAGAATCTATTGTTGTCAAATCTGGAGCTGACTTAGCTCTAGTGGGCAGAGGTATTACCGAAGCGGAAGATAAATTGGCTGCCACATTAAAATACAAGGAAGAACTTTGGGCAGCTTACATAAAACGAATAACTTTGTAA
- the LOC100651419 gene encoding uridine 5'-monophosphate synthase isoform X1 has protein sequence MGSELEQLAVNLFDIRAYRFGEFVTEIGLKTSTFFDLRVLVSHPKVMRCLASKLMSFVQDCKNVAHICPASYRALPLTTLISTNCNVPMLVKRKEKKTYGTKKIIEGKFKPGDSCVIIEDMLVTGNSIMETADILTREGLKVTEAIVVIDAEHSGTMTLKKHGISTKKLYSTAELWSYICNYYKYDSETFRDVCSYICKDLWSYIFRDRRLRTPFHIRAEKCKNAIGSKLFHLMESKQSTICLAADLTKADAVIELADLVGPHIVLLKTHVDILEDFSDNFIRRLKELAKKHNFLLMEDRKFADIGNTVCLQYEKGIYKIAQWADVVTVHAITGQSIIDGIKNSLKGISEPRGLFVLVEMPTKGALTIGDYVENALSIAENSDVVAGVVSQSHVYPIPEHIQLTPGVDILKSSDDVGQQCNTPESIVVKSGADLALVGRGITEAEDKLAATLKYKEELWAAYIKRITL, from the exons ATGGGTAGTGAATTAGAACAATTAGCTGTAAATCTCTTTGATATACGAGCATATAGATTTGGAGAATTTGTGACCGAAATTGGTCTAAAAACATCAACATTCTTTGATTTAAGAGTATTAGTCTCTCATCCAAAAGTAATG AGGTGTTTGGCTAGTAAGTTAATGTCATTTGTACAAGATTGTAAAAACGTAGCACACATTTGTCCTGCTTCTTATAGAGCTTTGCCATTAACAACATTGATTTCTACAAACTGTAATGTGCCCATGTTggttaaaagaaaggaaaaaaagacatatggtacaaagaaaattatagaaggGAAGTTTAAGCCAGGAGATAGTTGTGTGATTATTGAGGATATGCTTGTAACTGGTAACAGTATTATGGAGACAGCAGATATCTTAACAAGGGAAGGTTTAAAAGTAACAGAAGCTATTGTGGTAATTGACGCAGAACATAGCGGTACAATGACTCTAAAGAAACATGGTATTTCGACAAAGAAACTGTATTCAACCGCAGAACTGTGGTCATACATCTGCAATTATTATAAGTACGATTCCGAAACTTTTAGAGATGTGTGTAGTTACATATGCAAAGACCTGTGGAGCTACATTTTTCGag ACAGACGATTGAGGACGCCATTTCATATTCGTGCCGAAAAGTGCAAAAATGCAATTGGCTCCAAGTTATTTCATCTAATGGAATCGAAGCAATCCACTATATGTTTAGCAGCAGATCTAACTAAAGCAGATGCTGTTATAGAGTTGGCTGATTTAGTAGGACCACATATAGTGTTGTTAAAAACTCATGTCGATATATTAGAAGATTTTAGTGATAATTTCATCCGGCGTTTAAAAGAGTTAGCCAAAAAGCACAACTTTTTATTGATGGAGGATAGAAAATTTGCTGATATCGGCAATACTGTATGTTTACAGTATGAAAAAGGGATTTACAAGATTGCACAATGGGCAGATGTCGTTACGGTGCATGCGATCACAGGACAAAGTATCATAGATGGCATCAAAAATAGTTTAAAAGGCATAAGCGAACCTCGCGGTCTATTTGTCTTAGTAGAAATGCCCACCAAAGGAGCATTGACGATTGGTGACTACGTGGAGAATGCTCTAAGTATTGCAGAAAATTCGGATGTGGTAGCTGGAGTTGTTTCTCAATCGCATGTTTATCCTATTCCGGAACATATTCAATTGACACCTGGTGtagatatattgaaaagttcCGATGACGTGGGACAGCAGTGCAACACTCCAGAATCTATTGTTGTCAAATCTGGAGCTGACTTAGCTCTAGTGGGCAGAGGTATTACCGAAGCGGAAGATAAATTGGCTGCCACATTAAAATACAAGGAAGAACTTTGGGCAGCTTACATAAAACGAATAACTTTGTAA
- the LOC105666469 gene encoding signal recognition particle subunit SRP68: MVVEEKSSDSFKENQTNDDTTPTEQKTYSMEILKIIKEAQQQHGLRHGDYQRYRGYCSRRLRRLRKVLKVPQGDKRHFKRRDITAMMVTDDKFLQVPLMMAERAWSYAMQLRQESNTEPRKKFHLISRLRKAATYSLQLQELIESVNCDARTKLEAQAYVAWIHGSLHFELQLWKKAMENLKKAQVVYGKLASALPESEQVMYNARVEELAPSLRYCAYNIGDTTAIDDLMQMRGQLSGELLASLDSLIAQTREKQINAEEVTWRGQSCGVVPPRAAGLLIADSRLNQTLEKAATNQAKIDLLEAHLIDCKDAISAVRDSFKNELKNKDNDKLSPPQHLITYLQYIRLSRTLERNLALINAAAESAKTKPQDIVRLYEAALHNLVEISQLQDDEEFVREQEAKTKGYRAFKCYYVAQSLANLHRWREAMTLYQRSAQHAKDALEYGKILPESLEEALEQLEISIEGAKYTAHAHSVLEDGQEEESDVNKYTKTKKPLHERLHEYREDNALLTKQPNIYKLPPSMQPISCKPLFFDLAFNMVEFPDLSEKLGNQTKKGGQAGLTGFVKGLWGWGNK; encoded by the exons ATGGTCGTTGAAGAAAAAAGTAGTGATTCGTTTAAGGAAAATCAAACAAACGATGACACGACACCGACGGAGCAGAAGACGTATTCGATGGAAA ttctaaaaataataaaagaagcaCAGCAACAACATGGGTTGAGACATGGTGACTATCAACGATACCGTGGATATTGCTCAAGAAGGTTGAGACGCCTTAGGAAAGTTCTAAAAGTCCCACAAGGAGACAAGCGTCACTTTAAGAGGAGAGACATAACAGCCATGATGGTTACGGATGATAAATTTTTACAAGTTCCCCTAATGATGGCAGAACGTGCTTGGAGTTATGCTATGCAATTGCGTCAAGAGTCTAATACAGAGCCAAGGAAGAAGTTTCACCTGATATCAAGACTAAGAAAGGCTGCTACATATTCTTTACAGTTGCAAGAACTGATAGAG agTGTCAATTGCGATGCTAGGACAAAATTAGAAGCTCAAGCATATGTAGCATGGATACATGGGTCCCTACACTTTGAATTGCAACTATGGAAGAAAGCAATGGAGAATCTGAAGAAGGCTCAGGTGGTATATGGGAAGTTGGCATCTGCACTACCAGAATCTGAGCAAGTAATGTACAACGCTCGCGTCGAGGAGCTTGCTCCCAGTCTTAGATACTGTGCCTATAACATAGGAGATACCACTGCTATAGATGATTTAATGCAAATGAGAGGACAACTAAGTGGCGAGTTGTTAGCTAGTTTAGATTCATTGATAGCTCAAACTCGAGAGAAACAAATAAACGCCGAAGAAGTGACCTGGCGGGGCCAGTCCTGCGGTGTAGTTCCACCAAGAGCAGCTGGTCTTCTAATCGCCGATTCTAGACTAAACCAGACATTAGAGAAAGCAGCTACGAATCAAGCTAAGATCGATTTACTGGAAGCGCACTTGATAGATTGCAAAGATGCGATTTCGGCGGTAAGAGACTCATTCAAAAATGAGCTAAAGAATAAGGACAATGACAAGCTATCTCCTCCACAgcatttaattacatatttgcaATACATCAGACTGTCTCGTACACTAGAAAGGAACTTAGCATTGATCAATGCAGCAGCAGAATCTGCTAAAACAAAACCACAAGATATCGTGCGGTTATATGAGGCAGCACTTCACAATCTTGTTGAAATATCACAGCTACAGGATGATGAAGAGTTTGTACGTGAGCAAGAAGCTAAAACGAAGGGATACAGAGCTTTTAAATGTTATTACGTGGCACAATCACTAGCAAATCTTCACAGATGGAGAGAAGCCATGACCTTGTATCAAAGATCTGCACAACATGCAAAAGATGCGCTAGAATATGGTAAAATACTTCCAGAATCGTTGGAAGAAGCTCTTGAACAGCTAGAAATTTCTATAGAAGGTGCCAAGTATACAGCACATGCACACAGCGTTTTAGAAGATGGACAAGAAGAGGAATCtgatgttaataaatatacaaaaacgaAGAAACCGCTGCATGAACGTTTACACGAGTACAGAGAAGATAATGCTCTTCTTACaaaacaacctaatatttacaaattgccACCATCTATGCAACCTATCTCCTGCAAACCACTGTTCTTTGATTTAGCCTTCAATATGGTTGAATTCCCTGATCTGAGTGAGAAGCTGGGTAACCAAACTAAGAAAGGAGGTCAAGCTGGTCTTACAGGATTTGTTAAAGGCCTTTGGGGTTGGGGTAACAAATAA